The following coding sequences lie in one Eschrichtius robustus isolate mEscRob2 chromosome 10, mEscRob2.pri, whole genome shotgun sequence genomic window:
- the KCNV2 gene encoding potassium voltage-gated channel subfamily V member 2, whose protein sequence is MLKQNERRRSWGYRSWHTAESEDASQAAGSQQRRSICSVGTRLGSQASVPSWTEGNYNYYIDEDEDGEEEEEQWKDDLAAEDQQPREATTNHGEGGTDAPVVSSTLNVNVGGHSYHLEYAELASYPKTRLGRLVTSTSRSRQLGLCDDYEAQTDEYFFDRDPEVFQLIYNFYASGVLLVRNELCPRCFLEELGYWGVRLKYSPRCCLICFEERRDELSEQLKIQRELRAQAQAEEAEELFRDMRFYGPQRRRLWNLMEKPFSSVAAKAIGVASSLFVLISVVALTLNTVEEMQQQAEQGAGGGNPRPFLEHVEMLCMAFFTLEFLLRLASTPDLRRFARSALNLVDLVAILPLYLQLLLECFTSEDQVRGKGSLHEHDLETMGRVGQVLRVMRLLRIFRILKLARHSTGLRAFGFTLRQCYQQVGCLLLFITMGIFTFSEAVYSVEHDVRGTNFTSIPHAWWWAAVSISTVGYGDMYPETHLGRLFAFLCIAFGIILNGMPISILYNKFSDYYSKLKAYEYTAIRRERGNVEFMQRARKKIAECLAGSNPQPNPRQNN, encoded by the exons ATGCTGAAACAGAATGAGAGGAGGCGGTCTTGGGGCTACAGGTCCTGGCATACTGCGGAGAGTGAAGACGCATCCCAGGCAGCGGGCAGCCAACAACGCAGGAGCATCTGCTCCGTGGGGACCCGCCTGGGCTCGCAGGCCAGTGTCCCGTCGTGGACCGAGGGCAACTATAACTACTACATCGACGAGGAcgaggatggggaggaggaggaggagcagtggAAGGACGACCTGGCAGCGGAGGACCAGCAGCCCAGAGAGGCCACCACCAACCACGGCGAAGGCGGCACCGACGCTCCGGTCGTGTCCTCCACTCTGAACGTGAACGTGGGCGGCCACAGCTACCACCTGGAGTACGCCGAGCTGGCCAGCTACCCCAAGACGCGCCTGGGGCGCCTGGTCACCTCCACCAGCCGCAGCCGCCAGCTGGGCCTGTGCGACGATTACGAGGCGCAGACGGACGAATACTTCTTCGACCGCGACCCGGAGGTCTTCCAGCTCATCTACAACTTCTACGCGTCCGGGGTGCTGCTGGTGCGCAACGAGCTGTGCCCGCGCTGCTTCCTGGAGGAACTGGGCTACTGGGGCGTGCGGCTCAAGTACTCGCCGCGCTGCTGCCTCATCTGCTTCGAGGAGAGGCGCGACGAGCTGAGCGAGCAGCTCAAGATCCAGCGTGAGCTGCGCGCCCAGGCGCAGGCCGAGGAGGCCGAGGAGCTCTTCCGAGACATGCGCTTCTACGGGCCGCAGCGGCGCCGCCTCTGGAACCTCATGGAGAAGCCCTTCTCGTCGGTGGCCGCCAAGGCCATCGGGGTGGCCTCCAGCCTCTTCGTGCTCATCTCCGTCGTGGCGCTGACGCTCAACACGGTGGAGGAGATGCAGCAGCAGGCGGAGCAGGGCGCGGGCGGCGGCAACCCGCGGCCCTTTCTGGAGCACGTGGAGATGCTATGCATGGCTTTCTTCACGCTCGAGTTCCTGCTGCGCCTGGCCTCCACGCCCGACCTGCGGCGCTTCGCGCGGAGCGCCCTCAACCTGGTGGACCTGGTGGCCATCCTGCCACTCTACCTGCAGCTGCTGCTCGAGTGCTTCACGAGCGAGGACCAGGTGCGCGGCAAGGGCTCGCTGCACGAGCACGACCTCGAGACCATGGGCCGCGTGGGCCAGGTGCTGCGCGTCATGCGCCTCCTGCGCATCTTCCGCATCCTCAAGCTGGCGCGCCACTCCACCGGCCTGCGCGCCTTCGGCTTCACGCTGCGCCAGTGCTACCAGCAGGTGGGCTGCCTGCTGCTCTTCATCACCATGGGCATCTTCACCTTCTCTGAGGCCGTCTACTCCGTGGAGCACGACGTGCGTGGAACCAACTTCACCAGCATCCCCCACGCCTGGTGGTGGGCCGCG GTGAGCATCTCCACTGTGGGCTATGGAGACATGTACCCAGAGACTCACCTGGGCCGGCTTTTTGCCTTCCTCTGCATCGCTTTCGGGATCATCCTCAACGGGATGCCCATTTCCATCCTCTACAACAAATTCTCCGATTACTACAGCAAGCTCAAGGCTTACGAGTACACCGCCATACGAAGGGAAAGGGGGAATGTGGAGTTCATGCAGAGAGCCAGAAAGAAGATAGCTGAGTGCTTGGCTGGAAGCAACCCACAGCCCAACCCAAggcaaaataattaa